Proteins co-encoded in one Sander vitreus isolate 19-12246 chromosome 9, sanVit1, whole genome shotgun sequence genomic window:
- the scly gene encoding selenocysteine lyase: MSVDRIYMDYNATSPLEPQVIRAISEALQDAWGNPSSNYIAGAKAKVIINHSRESVARMVGGKAEDIIFTSGGTEANNLVLHTAVEHFRRSCRAAEQGEGHQNGNYALPHIIISNVEHDSVKLVAEHLQRDGKADVTYVPVSKVTACVEVEDIVAAVRPNTCLISIMLANNETGVIMPVQEICQRINSLNKQKERLRILLHTDAAQALGKIPVDACVLGVDYLTIVGHKFYAPRIGALYVNGPGTRTPLYPMLFGGGQERNFRPGTENTPMIAGLGKAAELVTCNLSDYESHMRSTKLYLEERLKAVFKDKIHFNSQYPGSDMLPNTCNVSILGPTLQGWRVLSNCRRLLASVGAACHSDSGNRPSHILLSCGVPSEVAANALRLSVGRGTTKADVDAVVEDLRETVQLLEEMD, encoded by the exons ATGAGTGTAGACAG GATCTACATGGATTACAATGCCACGTCTCCGCTGGAACCACAAGTGATCCGAGCCATTTCTGAAGCCCTCCAGGATGCCTGGGGAAACCCCAGTAGCAATTATATAGCAG GTGCTAAAGCCAAGGTCATAATTAATCACTCCAGAGAGAGTGTGGCGAGAATGGTTGGAGGTAAAGCAGAAGACATCATTTTCACATCAGGTGGAACGGAG GCCAATAACCTGGTGCTTCACACTGCTGTAGAGCACTTCAGAAGAAGCTGCAGGGCTGCAGAGCAAGGTGAAGGGCACCAGAATGGAAACTATGCTCTTCCTCACATTATCATCTCAAATGTGGAACATGACTCGGTCAAACTAGTAGCTGAGCACCTACAGAGAGATGGCAAGGCAG ACGTGACATATGTGCCTGTGTCTAAGGTGACTGCCTGTGTGGAGGTGGAGGATATCGTTGCTGCGGTGCGTCCCAACACTTGTCTCATCTCTATCATGCTGGCCAACAATGAGACAGGAGTCATCATG CCAGTCCAAGAGATCTGCCAGAGAATAAACTCTCTCAACAAGCAGAAGGAACGGCTCAGGATCCTGCTCCACACTGATGCTGCTCAGGCTCTGGGGAAAATCCCAGTAGATGCCTGTGTACTGGGAGTGGATTACCTCACCATAGTGGGACACAAG TTCTATGCCCCTCGGATTGGTGCGTTGTATGTGAACGGCCCTGGAACGAGAACACCTTTGTATCCAATGCTGTTTggaggaggacaggagagaaACTTCAGACCAGG cacagaaaacacacCAATGATTGCTGGTCTGGGAAAG GCTGCAGAACTAGTGACCTGTAATCTGTCAGATTATGAAAGTCATATGCGAAGTACCAAACTTTACCTGGAGGAACGACTGAAG gCCGTCTTTAAAGACAAGATCCACTTCAACAGCCAATACCCTGGCTCTGATATGCTCCCTAACACATGTAATGTGTCCATCCTGGGCCCAACATTACAAG GCTGGAGAGTATTGTCCAACTGTAGGAGGCTGTTGGCCAGCGTTGGTGCCGCCTGCCACTCAGACAGTGGAAACAG GCCTTCCCATATCCTTCTGAGCTGTGGTGTCCCCTCAGAGGTGGCAGCTAATGCCTTGAGGTTGAGCGTTGGCAGGGGGACGACCAAAGCAGATGTGGATGCAGTTGTGGAAGATCTGAGGGAAACTGTGCAGCTGCTGGAAGAAATGGACTGA